A portion of the Simkania negevensis Z genome contains these proteins:
- the rplO gene encoding 50S ribosomal protein L15 translates to MKLSELKNTHRKKQGTKRVGRGPGSNKGKTSCRGHKGDKSRSGYKTRAGKEGGQLPLFKKLPGRGFPNTRFQKPVFAINLNRINEHFEEGETVNRETLLKKGFPVRRATGGIKILANGELEKKLVIEVDAFSKAAVRKLEEKGIEFKRVK, encoded by the coding sequence ATGAAGTTATCTGAACTAAAAAACACTCATCGCAAAAAGCAAGGGACCAAACGCGTTGGTCGTGGTCCTGGATCAAACAAAGGTAAAACCTCTTGCCGCGGACACAAAGGGGATAAGTCCCGTTCAGGTTATAAAACTCGAGCAGGAAAAGAGGGTGGACAGTTGCCACTTTTCAAGAAGCTTCCAGGAAGAGGGTTTCCAAATACTCGCTTTCAAAAGCCGGTTTTTGCTATCAACCTAAACCGGATCAATGAACATTTTGAGGAAGGGGAAACAGTCAACCGCGAAACGCTTCTGAAGAAAGGTTTCCCTGTGCGACGTGCAACAGGCGGAATAAAAATTTTGGCAAATGGCGAGCTCGAAAAGAAACTCGTTATCGAAGTTGATGCTTTTTCTAAAGCTGCGGTTCGCAAATTAGAAGAAAAAGGGATAGAATTCAAACGAGTCAAGTAG
- the rpsE gene encoding 30S ribosomal protein S5, protein MAKNKTKRQEDFETEFEEKVLFINRCSKVVKGGRKFSFSALVIVGDGNGRVGVGFAKANEVADAIRKAGETSRKNILDFEIDETTIPHEIISEWDGARVLLKPAKQGTGVIAGSQVRAVLEIGGVKDVVAKSLGCNNPINQVYATFKALSELKNRKETLAARGIEA, encoded by the coding sequence ATGGCTAAGAATAAGACAAAACGACAAGAGGATTTCGAAACCGAATTTGAAGAAAAAGTGCTCTTCATTAACCGCTGTTCGAAAGTGGTGAAGGGTGGACGTAAGTTTAGTTTTTCTGCACTCGTCATCGTTGGCGATGGAAACGGTCGAGTTGGCGTTGGTTTTGCCAAGGCTAACGAAGTTGCTGATGCCATTCGCAAAGCAGGTGAGACATCTCGTAAGAACATCTTAGATTTTGAGATCGATGAAACCACAATTCCACATGAAATCATTTCTGAATGGGACGGTGCACGCGTTTTACTCAAGCCCGCAAAGCAAGGTACAGGAGTCATTGCAGGATCTCAAGTCCGTGCTGTCCTTGAAATCGGTGGTGTTAAAGATGTTGTTGCAAAGAGTCTTGGATGTAACAATCCCATTAACCAAGTTTATGCAACGTTTAAAGCTCTTAGCGAATTGAAAAATCGCAAAGAAACGTTAGCTGCAAGAGGAATTGAAGCATGA
- the rplR gene encoding 50S ribosomal protein L18 translates to MNQIRKRTIIRKKRMQRIRKKLRGSPDRPRLCIFKSHKHIGGQIIDDEAGITLVGFSTLSKGAKGQKKSKEGARFVGAKLAELAKEKNIEHVVFDRGRFKFHGIIAELADAARENGLKF, encoded by the coding sequence ATGAATCAAATCAGAAAGAGAACTATCATACGTAAGAAGCGGATGCAACGCATACGAAAGAAGCTGCGCGGTTCACCAGATAGACCACGCCTTTGTATCTTCAAGTCGCATAAGCATATTGGTGGTCAAATTATCGATGATGAAGCAGGTATCACGCTCGTTGGATTTAGTACACTATCGAAAGGTGCCAAAGGACAGAAAAAGTCCAAAGAAGGTGCGCGCTTTGTTGGAGCAAAACTCGCGGAGCTAGCAAAAGAAAAAAATATTGAGCACGTTGTGTTTGACCGTGGACGTTTTAAGTTCCATGGGATCATCGCTGAGCTTGCCGATGCAGCGCGCGAAAATGGGTTAAAATTTTAA
- the rplF gene encoding 50S ribosomal protein L6: MSRLGKTPIALPKGVEITVSKGEVQVKGPKGIQTVQIPHGIDVKVEEGNATVLYDEKSGLPKPRHGLFRSLINNAVIGVSNGFEKQLSLIGVGYRAAVKGDVLDLSLGYSHPYQLKIPSDVTVAIEKSVLITISGMDKQSVGQFAANVRAVRPPEPYKGKGVRYVGEYVRKKAGKTAKGK, from the coding sequence ATGTCACGACTAGGAAAGACTCCCATCGCTCTCCCCAAAGGAGTAGAAATTACTGTTTCAAAGGGAGAGGTACAGGTAAAAGGCCCCAAAGGGATACAGACTGTTCAAATTCCTCATGGCATCGATGTCAAAGTCGAAGAAGGGAATGCAACAGTTCTTTATGACGAGAAGTCAGGGCTTCCAAAACCACGTCATGGATTATTTCGCTCATTGATCAATAATGCTGTCATCGGGGTTTCGAACGGATTTGAAAAGCAACTCAGTTTAATTGGGGTGGGATATCGAGCGGCGGTTAAAGGCGATGTTTTAGATCTCTCACTTGGTTATTCGCATCCTTACCAACTCAAAATCCCATCGGATGTGACAGTTGCTATTGAAAAAAGTGTTCTCATTACGATTTCTGGAATGGATAAGCAGAGTGTAGGTCAGTTTGCAGCAAATGTCAGAGCAGTGCGTCCGCCTGAGCCATATAAAGGTAAAGGTGTTCGATACGTTGGCGAGTATGTTCGTAAGAAAGCGGGTAAAACAGCTAAAGGAAAATAA
- the rpsH gene encoding 30S ribosomal protein S8: MALSDTVADLLTRIRNAKDAKHKYVDVRFSKMNQAIVDVLKDKGFVISSIANEKKHAIRVFLRYEKKTRESVIHGLKRVSRPGIRRYVGYNDIPKVLSGLGTAILSTPTGIVDGEKAREMKVGGELLCLVW, encoded by the coding sequence ATGGCGCTGAGCGATACAGTAGCAGATCTCTTAACTCGCATTCGCAACGCAAAAGATGCTAAGCACAAATATGTCGATGTGAGATTTAGCAAAATGAATCAAGCAATTGTCGATGTTCTGAAAGATAAAGGGTTTGTCATTAGTTCAATTGCTAATGAAAAGAAACATGCCATTCGTGTTTTCTTAAGATACGAAAAGAAAACACGAGAGTCTGTCATTCACGGATTGAAGCGTGTTTCACGACCCGGAATTAGACGTTACGTTGGTTATAATGACATCCCCAAAGTTTTAAGTGGTTTGGGAACAGCAATTCTCTCGACACCGACAGGAATTGTCGATGGGGAAAAGGCCCGAGAAATGAAGGTCGGAGGAGAACTCCTCTGCCTGGTATGGTAA
- the rplE gene encoding 50S ribosomal protein L5, with amino-acid sequence MSRLKKKYVEEIREALKEKFSLSNNMCIPMLKKIVISMGVAEALKDKNAMQDSMKELSLISGQKPIMTKAKKSISNFKLREGQTIGLKVTLRGIRMYEFFDRFANIVCPRIRDFRGFEKKGDGRGSYSLGISDQQIFPELNLDEVKREQGMNITFVTSAGNEEQCLELLTQLGLPFKRKQ; translated from the coding sequence ATGTCAAGGTTAAAGAAGAAATACGTAGAAGAAATTAGAGAAGCTTTAAAGGAAAAGTTTTCTCTAAGCAATAACATGTGTATTCCAATGCTGAAGAAGATTGTCATCAGCATGGGAGTTGCAGAAGCACTTAAAGACAAAAATGCCATGCAAGACAGCATGAAAGAGTTGTCACTTATTTCAGGCCAAAAGCCCATCATGACAAAAGCTAAAAAATCCATCTCAAACTTTAAACTTCGAGAGGGACAAACAATTGGACTAAAGGTGACCCTTCGAGGAATTCGCATGTATGAATTCTTCGATCGTTTCGCAAACATTGTCTGTCCTCGCATTCGTGACTTTAGAGGGTTTGAGAAAAAAGGAGATGGAAGAGGAAGCTATTCGCTCGGAATTTCAGATCAGCAGATTTTTCCAGAGCTCAATTTAGATGAAGTCAAGCGTGAACAGGGAATGAATATCACATTTGTAACCTCTGCTGGAAACGAAGAACAGTGCCTAGAGCTCCTCACGCAGCTTGGCCTTCCATTTAAGCGTAAACAATAG
- the rplX gene encoding 50S ribosomal protein L24, with product MKNKWIKKGDKVLVIAGNDNGKVGEVIARREDRIIVQGVNVRKRHTKSRDQNRKSEIVSMEMPIHISNVALCSAEGKKLKLKVKMDKEGNKELVSVEDGKETSHRTLKKSVKS from the coding sequence ATGAAGAATAAATGGATCAAAAAAGGCGATAAAGTTCTGGTCATTGCAGGAAATGACAATGGAAAAGTTGGTGAAGTCATTGCACGTCGAGAAGATCGCATCATCGTTCAAGGTGTGAACGTCAGAAAGCGCCACACAAAGAGCCGCGATCAAAACCGCAAATCAGAAATCGTTAGCATGGAAATGCCTATCCATATTTCAAATGTAGCTCTTTGCAGTGCAGAGGGTAAAAAGCTGAAGCTCAAAGTGAAAATGGACAAAGAAGGCAACAAAGAACTTGTGAGTGTTGAAGACGGAAAAGAAACCTCGCATAGAACATTAAAAAAATCGGTTAAAAGTTAA
- the rplN gene encoding 50S ribosomal protein L14, whose protein sequence is MIQQETQLEVADNSGAKRVKCFKVLRGTRRRYATVGDVIVCSVKEADPKGSVKKGDVIKAVIVRSKSYIRRKDGSMIRFYDNSCVIIDDKQNPKGTRIFGPVAREVRDRGFLKISSLAPEVI, encoded by the coding sequence ATGATTCAACAAGAAACCCAGCTAGAAGTTGCCGACAACAGCGGAGCTAAACGCGTTAAATGCTTTAAAGTGCTTAGAGGAACTCGTAGACGATACGCTACTGTTGGTGATGTCATTGTATGTTCTGTAAAAGAAGCCGATCCTAAAGGAAGTGTTAAAAAAGGTGATGTTATCAAAGCCGTCATCGTTCGGTCCAAGAGTTATATCCGAAGAAAAGATGGTTCGATGATTCGATTTTACGATAACAGCTGTGTGATCATCGATGATAAACAAAATCCAAAGGGAACACGTATTTTTGGACCAGTAGCGAGAGAAGTGCGTGATCGTGGGTTTTTAAAAATTAGCTCATTAGCACCAGAAGTCATTTAA